The proteins below come from a single Fastidiosipila sanguinis genomic window:
- a CDS encoding DUF6106 family protein, with product MFNQDVFIEQLVKRQKSGKDYLFIGLYILAFLLLLLVIFIFIQYLIFFALLIVAGAAWGLYTLITNRNLEFEYICTNGHVDIDTIYNKRKRKRKVSMSSKNMEILAPVSDPAFRKYSEDKSYKTLDCTSNTGDANVWFFTGKYKDNMVLVLFEPESRIIEDCKRFNPRIVKFNPIQG from the coding sequence ATGTTTAATCAAGACGTTTTTATTGAGCAATTAGTTAAAAGGCAAAAATCAGGAAAAGATTACTTATTTATTGGGCTATATATTTTAGCCTTCTTGTTATTACTTCTAGTAATTTTTATTTTTATTCAATATTTAATATTCTTTGCTCTATTAATTGTTGCCGGTGCAGCTTGGGGGCTATATACCTTGATAACTAATAGAAATCTTGAATTTGAATATATTTGTACTAATGGTCATGTAGATATTGACACTATTTACAATAAACGTAAACGTAAGAGAAAAGTTAGTATGAGTTCAAAAAATATGGAAATTCTTGCGCCTGTCAGTGATCCTGCTTTTAGAAAATATTCAGAAGATAAAAGTTATAAAACACTCGACTGCACAAGTAATACAGGTGACGCTAATGTATGGTTCTTCACTGGTAAATATAAAGACAACATGGTTTTAGTATTATTTGAGCCTGAATCCAGAATAATTGAAGACTGTAAACGTTTTAATCCAAGAATAGTAAAATTTAATCCGATCCAAGGTTAA
- a CDS encoding IS3 family transposase (programmed frameshift): MAKHSFEFKKKVVLEYLDDKGGFTYLSKKYGLGSKTQLRSWINAYKMFGDEGLMRSRKKEKYSFEIKLSIVELYLSSEISYQDLAIQEGISNPSMICNWVSRFRAAGPDALKPRKKGRKRKLDKPKIDNKAQEAEERIVDTSAEHVKELEDELLKLRIENAFFKRTEETAFRGRGKNERTALVINSLRGEFKLKDLLSYTGMPKATYMYWQKRLDRENPDKEIEKKILEIRETHKHYGYRRVTGELRNHGYYVNKKKVQRIMQKLVLQVTSFTRKSRKYSSYKGKVGTVAPNRIRRRFNTCIPHQKITTDTTEFKYYEINAKGQMTMRKLYLDPFMDMCNGEIISYGIDKKPSAKNVMDALEQAIAITSDCKFRRTFHSDQGWAYQMKAYSHRLKEERIFQSMSRKGNCHDNAVMENFFGLLKQEIYYGATYYSYDELKSEIERYIKYYNEQRIKEKLGWLSPVQYRLRLLAA, from the exons ATGGCAAAACATAGTTTTGAATTCAAGAAGAAAGTTGTTTTAGAATATTTGGATGACAAGGGTGGTTTTACATATCTTTCTAAAAAATATGGACTTGGCTCTAAGACACAGTTACGCAGTTGGATTAATGCATATAAAATGTTTGGTGACGAAGGATTAATGCGTTCTCGTAAAAAAGAAAAATATTCTTTCGAAATTAAGCTTTCTATTGTAGAGTTATATCTATCAAGTGAGATTTCATATCAAGACTTGGCAATTCAAGAAGGTATAAGCAATCCAAGTATGATTTGTAACTGGGTCAGTCGCTTTCGTGCTGCCGGTCCTGATGCTTTGAAACCACGCAAGAAAGGTCGAAAAAGAAAATTGGATAAACCTAAGATAGATAATAAAGCTCAAGAAGCGGAAGAAAGAATAGTTGATACAAGTGCAGAACATGTTAAAGAATTAGAAGATGAACTGCTTAAGTTAAGAATCGAGAATGCCTTTT TTAAAAGAACTGAGGAGACTGCGTTTAGAGGACGAGGCAAAAATGAGAGAACGGCACTCGTCATCAACAGTCTCCGAGGAGAATTCAAACTAAAAGACCTTCTCTCTTATACAGGCATGCCTAAAGCAACATATATGTACTGGCAGAAAAGATTAGATAGAGAAAATCCTGACAAAGAAATCGAGAAAAAGATTCTTGAAATCAGAGAGACTCACAAGCATTATGGTTATCGTCGAGTGACTGGAGAATTAAGAAATCACGGCTACTATGTAAACAAAAAGAAAGTACAACGTATAATGCAAAAACTTGTTTTGCAAGTCACTTCTTTCACTCGAAAAAGCCGGAAATACAGTTCATATAAAGGTAAAGTTGGAACGGTTGCTCCTAATCGCATAAGGAGACGATTTAATACATGTATACCACATCAGAAGATTACAACAGATACTACAGAATTTAAGTATTATGAGATTAATGCAAAAGGTCAAATGACAATGCGTAAGCTTTATCTGGATCCATTTATGGATATGTGTAATGGTGAAATTATAAGCTATGGAATTGACAAGAAACCTTCAGCCAAAAATGTCATGGATGCATTGGAACAGGCTATTGCAATAACATCAGATTGCAAATTCAGAAGAACTTTCCATTCGGATCAAGGCTGGGCTTACCAAATGAAAGCATACTCTCATCGTCTAAAGGAGGAAAGAATCTTCCAAAGCATGTCTCGTAAAGGCAACTGTCACGATAACGCTGTTATGGAGAATTTCTTTGGTTTGTTAAAACAAGAAATCTATTATGGTGCTACTTACTATAGCTATGATGAGTTAAAGTCAGAAATAGAACGATACATAAAGTATTATAATGAACAAAGAATTAAAGAAAAACTAGGATGGCTAAGTCCAGTGCAATACAGACTTAGACTCTTGGCTGCATAA
- the groL gene encoding chaperonin GroEL (60 kDa chaperone family; promotes refolding of misfolded polypeptides especially under stressful conditions; forms two stacked rings of heptamers to form a barrel-shaped 14mer; ends can be capped by GroES; misfolded proteins enter the barrel where they are refolded when GroES binds), translated as MAKELLQGEAARKALEQGVNKLADTVKITLGPKGRNVVLDKSFGAPLITNDGVTIAKEIELEDRAENMGAQLVKEVATHTNDIAGDGTTTATVLAQALIREGLKNVAAGANPIFVRKGINAAVEVASAEISKLSQPIKNSDDISRVAAISANDEKVGELIAEAMEKVTSDGVITIEESNTLETSLEVVEGMEFDKGYISSYMATDTEKMEAILDDAYVLITDKKISSIQDLLPILEHVVTDGKKLLIIAEDVEGEALSTLILNKLRGTLNVVAVKAPGYGDRRKEMLEDIAVLTGATVITEELGFDIKDTTPEQLGTAKTIKVQKDSTTIVDGGGSKEAIDARVSTIRSQIENSDSEYDKEKLQERLAKLSGGVAVVRVGAATEVEMKERKLRIEDALSATRAGIEEGMIAGGGTAYIDIIPAVQALLEEKSGDERTGVQIVLKALEEPIRQIAINAGLDGSVICENVKNSEAGIGFNVVSEEYLNMVEAGIVDPAKVTRAALQNAASISATVLTTEALVVDIPAEDNNDMPSPMGAF; from the coding sequence ATGGCAAAAGAATTATTACAAGGTGAAGCCGCTAGAAAAGCATTAGAACAAGGCGTAAATAAATTAGCAGATACTGTAAAAATAACTTTAGGCCCTAAAGGAAGAAATGTTGTTTTAGACAAGAGTTTTGGCGCACCACTTATCACTAATGACGGTGTAACTATCGCAAAAGAAATTGAGCTTGAAGACAGAGCTGAAAATATGGGTGCACAATTAGTAAAAGAAGTAGCTACACATACAAACGATATCGCTGGTGATGGTACAACAACTGCAACAGTTCTAGCCCAAGCATTAATTAGAGAAGGTTTAAAGAACGTTGCTGCAGGAGCAAATCCAATTTTTGTTAGAAAAGGCATTAATGCAGCAGTAGAAGTTGCAAGTGCAGAAATTAGTAAACTATCACAACCAATTAAAAACTCTGATGATATATCCAGAGTAGCGGCTATTTCTGCGAATGATGAAAAAGTCGGTGAATTAATTGCTGAGGCAATGGAAAAAGTTACATCAGATGGTGTAATAACTATTGAAGAATCAAACACTTTAGAAACTAGCCTAGAAGTTGTTGAAGGTATGGAATTTGATAAAGGTTATATTTCTTCATATATGGCAACTGATACAGAAAAGATGGAAGCAATTTTAGATGATGCTTATGTATTAATTACAGACAAGAAAATATCATCAATTCAAGATCTTTTACCAATACTAGAACATGTTGTAACTGATGGTAAAAAACTTCTAATAATTGCTGAAGATGTAGAAGGTGAAGCTTTATCAACATTAATCTTAAATAAATTAAGAGGTACATTAAATGTTGTCGCAGTTAAAGCACCTGGATATGGTGACAGAAGAAAAGAAATGCTTGAAGATATCGCAGTTTTAACTGGCGCTACAGTGATTACTGAAGAGTTAGGATTTGATATCAAAGACACAACACCAGAACAATTAGGTACTGCTAAGACAATTAAAGTCCAAAAAGATTCTACTACAATTGTAGATGGTGGCGGAAGTAAAGAAGCTATTGATGCAAGAGTAAGTACAATACGTTCTCAAATAGAAAACTCAGATTCAGAGTATGATAAAGAAAAACTACAAGAACGTTTAGCTAAACTTTCTGGTGGTGTTGCAGTTGTACGTGTTGGTGCAGCTACAGAAGTTGAAATGAAAGAACGTAAATTAAGAATAGAAGATGCTTTATCTGCAACAAGAGCAGGTATAGAAGAAGGAATGATTGCTGGTGGTGGTACAGCATATATTGATATTATTCCTGCAGTTCAAGCTTTATTAGAAGAAAAATCAGGTGATGAAAGAACAGGTGTTCAAATTGTTCTAAAAGCTTTGGAAGAACCAATTCGTCAAATTGCAATTAATGCAGGTTTAGATGGAAGTGTTATCTGCGAAAATGTTAAAAATTCTGAAGCAGGTATTGGTTTCAATGTAGTAAGTGAAGAATATCTAAACATGGTAGAAGCTGGTATTGTTGACCCTGCTAAAGTTACTAGAGCAGCACTACAAAATGCAGCATCTATTTCAGCAACAGTATTAACAACTGAAGCGCTTGTTGTAGACATCCCTGCTGAAGACAACAATGATATGCCTTCTCCAATGGGAGCTTTCTAA
- a CDS encoding co-chaperone GroES, with protein sequence MTIKPIGLRVLIKTVEDNEKEQTTSFGLVLPDSAKEKPEIAEVVAVGDGKDSEGKTHDMLVKQGDKVIVSKYAGTKVTVDEIEYTIVDRDDILAKVEI encoded by the coding sequence ATGACAATTAAACCTATAGGATTACGAGTATTGATTAAAACTGTAGAAGATAATGAAAAAGAACAAACAACAAGCTTTGGTCTAGTTTTACCAGACTCTGCTAAAGAAAAACCAGAAATTGCAGAAGTTGTTGCAGTAGGAGATGGGAAAGATTCTGAAGGTAAAACCCACGATATGCTAGTTAAGCAAGGTGATAAGGTTATCGTTTCAAAATATGCTGGTACCAAAGTAACTGTTGATGAGATTGAATATACAATAGTAGATCGTGATGACATTCTTGCAAAAGTTGAAATTTAG